The following are encoded together in the Acanthochromis polyacanthus isolate Apoly-LR-REF ecotype Palm Island chromosome 14, KAUST_Apoly_ChrSc, whole genome shotgun sequence genome:
- the ppp1r9ala gene encoding neurabin-1 isoform X2 gives MIKAESKGGERTLRSASPHRNAYKSDFHAIKCSFDGPKSEGASKTFANGSSDTREDSRGRPFGTRVNKIKNIFLQMDGQQQESQEVKVALKSDVSQVSPPKMQFPVNTHRVSFNSATSPEPLIADKTPKGEDVEIDKVALAEKFSVTRKLFERGIKEQPATEKQSPNRVVNRLSLGSASDEGKSTRRVSGSSETTMKSEQTPTSAVKGQPDEKADGEKKHVSRVSLNAGPMSKRLENYIVENDSEDSNIAAAKGGVVSAKQHSSIEHLSPTSPPRDSLHKPTSPVKDATESSIITDATNKNKDNRAVSLGAGAGLKPRFPLPSAASKSTSLAADSSHKAISPEQTPVSHGYKCSSSSGEGFNRIFLGGDGGKPQSPPPSDVKQPPLSSGGIQNANRAKYSENAKSFNSVIHSPTGDKPPSQTSSLDSKGVSMVRAELVVVQNESSESDENEGVEDNVFEEQKMQHSKDLQPDLKRTSPPEKQNSAPQVMLRDDTKEAQRIAETVGEYRVLEDNKEFGLKDKRPEESLVVSRDGEDDRDEDDEAAEEDGELEDQVVRASPVAYGIENAAFVDDRDVDQVLREEEEEEEEEEEEEEGEEEYEEDQMYREYDDCYEAPGLSDEDEPPVKRKIKFSTDPIMVFSTFSNEEYDRRNDDVDPVAASAEYELEKRVEKMDVFPVEIEKGDNGLGISIIGMGVGADQGLEKLGIFVKTITEQGAAEKDGRIQVNDQIVEVDGISLVGVTQLFAATVLKNTKGTVRFLIGREKPGTQSEVARLISETLEQEKNQQQQQHLDDPYEHSTEEEERYEEDDGVDERILGSNFSPGRNVEVFDLPMSEALFMPTNMDGSQMAFKFKELQLKHSIATAEINQLKEKLRSSEESKSLWEARESALEQKIEDSNDKILKLENYWLEAQGLCKSVNEQLAETQAQYETLDKKYNKAKKLLKDYQQKEIDFVKKEEELKKILDEKDKWYKEQLESLQNRIAALEYRGSSVVECQSGQDSAAEERRSSQDSVTNAQSVDSLQEQDWSELVPETERLDTSAHRAKGLLAQKAKRQPPSRSKLKESLTVASGHSQETEEEEEQESPRRRRSIQESLSLPVPVCYPGNGQKDDPGETRDGSRNKAELSSSPSLSPSQGDSVESSGSPSLSPPKHSSSPHSPSGFMRNVKKRESKGKSKELKEELNEPSSAGKSKRRFPDFGGLRKSGGKGKKHDKEAMRASLDSRGSAELLEESGGNLSPAESMTSIPTCMPFSWFGDKEKDRDREPSSSSSSLPYSANETSSEQSQDRKNKSFSVIDDSNPASPSSDISGLVAEPNLSGRSHTLIFSSSETLDDEPVATGKEYLWQTRPVSEWTNQQVCHWLMGMNMDQYTPEFTAKGVDGQQLLHLDSDKLKALGVSSQSDRSTIKKKLKDMRKAQEKLEKQREKREKEGRRSGRLPLASDSVC, from the exons ATGATCAAAGCAGAAAGCAAAGGAGGCGAGAGGACCCTGAGGAGCGCGTCTCCTCACAGAAATGCATACAAGTCTGACTTTCACGCCATTAAGTGCTCCTTTGATGGGCCCAAATCCGAAGGAGCCTCCAAAACATTTGCAAATGGATCCAGTGACACCCGGGAAGACTCACGGGGAAGGCCTTTTGGGACCAGGGTGAATAAGATAAAGAACATATTCCTGCAGATGGATGGTCAGCAACAGGAGAGCCAAGAGGTCAAAGTGGCTTTAAAGTCTGATGTGTCCCAGGTGTCCCCACCAAAGATGCAGTTTCCAGTCAACACCCACAGAGTTAGCTTCAACAGTGCTACAAGCCCAGAGCCACTCATTGCAGATAAAACACCCAAGGGGGAAGATGTTGAGATTGACAAAGTGGCTTTGGCGGAGAAGTTTTCTGTGACCAGAAAACTCTTTGAACGGGGCATCAAAGAGCAGCCCGCAACCGAGAAGCAATCTCCAAACAGAGTAGTAAATCGTTTGTCCCTTGGAAGTGCTTCTGATGAGGGGAAAAGCACAAGGAGGGTATCAGGATCCTCAGAGACCACTATGAAATCAGAGCAAACTCCTACATCAGCAGTTAAAGGTCAACCAGATGAGAAGGCTGACGGTGAGAAAAAGCATGTGTCAAGAGTTTCACTGAATGCAGGACCCATGTCAAAGAGACTGGAGAATTATATAGTGGAGAATGACTCAGAGGACAGCAACATAGCTGCGGCAAAAGGAGGAGTGGTGTCTGCTAAACAACACAGTTCCATTGAACACTTATCGCCTACCTCTCCACCAAGGGACAGCTTACACAAACCCACTTCTCCTGTCAAAGATGCCACTGAGTCTTCAATTATAACTGATGCcactaataaaaataaagacaacagagCAGTGTCTTTAGGTGCCGGTGCTGGGCTTAAACCTAGATTCCCACTTCCCAGTGCAGCATCCAAGTCTACTTCTTTGGCAGCTGATTCCTCTCACAAGGCCATCTCACCTGAGCAAACCCCAGTCAGCCATGGCTACAAGTGCTCCTCGTCATCTGGTGAAGGATTTAATAGGATATTTCTTGGTGGAGATGGAGGCAAACCACAAAGTCCGCCACCAAGTGATGTGAAGCAGCCTCCTCTGTCGTCTGGTGGCATTCAGAATGCTAACAGGGCCAAATATTCTGAAAATGCCAAAAGTTTTAACAGTGTGATACATAGTCCTACTGGCGACAAGCCACCCAGCCAGACCTCATCACTGGACTCCAAAGGAGTGAGCATGGTACGGGCTGAACTGGTAGTGGTTCAGAATGAGTCCTCTGAGAGTGATGAGAACGAGGGCGTCGAAGATAATGTGTTTGAGGAACAGAAAATGCAGCACTCTAAAGACCTACAGCCTGACCTGAAACGTACCTCTCCACCAGAAAAACAGAACTCTGCTCCTCAGGTCATGTTGAGAGATGACACAAAGGAAGCACAAAGGATAGCAGAGACTGTGGGTGAATATAGGGTCCTAGAAGATAACAAGGAATTTGGGCTGAAAGACAAGAGACCAGAAGAGAGTTTAGTTGTGAGCCGGGATGGTGAAGATGATcgtgatgaagatgatgaagcagcagaggaggatgGTGAACTGGAGGATCAGGTAGTTCGAGCATCTCCAGTAGCGTACGGTATCGAGAATGCAGCATTTGTGGATGACAGGGATGTGGACCAGGTCCTcagggaagaggaagaggaagaggaggaggaggaggaggaggaagaaggcgAAGAGGAGTATGAGGAAGATCAAATGTATAGGGAATATGATGACTGTTATGAGGCCCCTGGACTGTCAGATGAGGATGAGCCTCCCGTAAAGAGGAAAATCAAGTTCTCCACAGATCCTATTATG GTCTTCAGTACCTTCTCTAATGAGGAATATGATCGGCGCAACGATGATGTCGACCCAGTAGCAGCATCGGCAGAGTACGAGCTGGAGAAGAGAGTCGAGAAGATGGATGTGTTTCCTGTGGAGATTGAAAAAG GAGACAACGGGCTTGGTATCAGTATCATAGGAATGGGAGTGGGAGCTGACCAGGGTCTGGAAAAACTTGGCATTTTTGTGAAAACCATCACAGAGCAAGGAGCAGCTGAAAAAGATGGACG cATACAGGTGAATGACCAGATAGTGGAGGTGGATGGTATTAGTCTTGTGGGAGTTACCCAACTGTTTGctgctacagtgctaaagaacACCAAAGGCACCGTGAG GTTCCTGATTGGTCGGGAGAAGCCGGGAACACAGAGCGAGGTAGCCCGCCTCATAAGCGAGACACTAGAGCAGGAGAAGAaccagcaacagcaacaacaccTGGATGACCCCTATGAACACTCAACAGAGGAG GAGGAGCGGTATGAGGAGGACGACGGAGTGGATGAGAGGATTCTAGGGTCCAACTTCTCTCCAGGGCGGAACGTAGAggtgtttgacctgccgatgtcaGAGGCTTTGTTTATGCCAACCAACATGGACGGCTCTCAGATGGCCTTCAAGTTCAAAGAG CTCCAGCTTAAACACAGCATTGCCACAGCTGAAATAAATCAACTGAAGGAAAAG CTAAGGTCATCAGAAGAGAGCAAATCGTTGTGGGAAGCCAGGGAGTCTGCACTGGAGCAAAAGATCGAGGACAGCAACGACAAGATCCTCAAGTTGGAGAATTACTGGCTGGAAGCCCAGGGTCTCTGTAAGAGTGTGAATGAACAATTAGCTGAGACTCAAGCCCAGTATGAAACTCTGGACAAGAAATACAACAAAGCCAAGAAACTGCTCAAGGACTACCAACAGAA AGAGATAGACTTTGTGAAAAAAGAGGAGGAACTGAAAAAAATTCTAGATGAAAAAGACAAGTGGTACAAGGAGCAGCTGGAGAGTTTGCAGAACAGG ATAGCTGCCCTGGAGTACAGAGGGTCTTCAGTCGTGGAGTGTCAGAGTGGTCAGGACTCTGCTGCAGAGGAGAGACGAAGCAGCCAAGACTCCGTTACCAACGCACAGTCTGTTGACTCACTGCAAG AACAAGACTGGAGTGAGCTGGTCCCTGAGACTGAGCGCTTAGACACCAGTGCACACAGAGCCAAAGGCCTGCTGGCCCAAAAGGCCAAGCGTCAGCCTCCGTCGCGAAGCAAACTGAAGGAGAGCCTCACTGTGGCCTCAGGTCATTCTCAG GAaactgaagaagaggaggagcaggaatctcccaggaggaggaggtctaTCCAGGAGAGCCTGTCCCTCCCAGTCCCCGTCTGCTATCCTGGGAACGGACAGAAAGATGATCCAGGTGAGACTAGAGATGGATCCAGGAATAAGGCAGAGCTTTCCAGCAGCCCGTCTTTGTCTCCGTCACAAGGAGACAGTGTTGAAAGCAGCGGAAGTCCCTCTTTGTCCCCCCCAAAGCACAGTTCTTCACCACATTCCCCCTCTGGGTTTATGCGCAATGTCAAGAAGAGGGAGTCCAAAGGCAAAAGCAAAGAGCTCAAAG AGGAGTTAAATGAGCCTTCATCAGCAGGAAAATCTAAAAGAAGATTTCCAGACTTTGG TGGCCTCCGGAAGTCTggtggaaaaggaaaaaaacatgacaaggAGGCGATGAGGGCATCTTTGGACAGCAG GGGGTCAGCAGAGTTACTGGAGGAATCTGGAGGGAACCTGTCACCTGCAGAGTCAATGACCTCCATTCCCACCTGTATGCCTTTCTCCTGGtttggagacaaagagaaggacagagacagagagccTTCCTCTTCCAGCAGCAGCCTACCCTACTCTGCCAATGAGACCAGCAGTGAGCAAAGCCAGGATCGTAAGAATAAA AGTTTTTCAGTCATAGATGATTCTAACCCTGCCAGTCCCAGTTCAGACATCTCTGGGTTAGTTGCTGAACCCAATCTGTCTGGGCGCTCACACACTTTAATCTTCTCTTCCAGCGAG ACTTTGGATGATGAACCAGTAGCCACAGGAAAAGAGTATCTGTGGCAGACCCGGCCAGTCTCTGAATGGACTAATCAGCAGGTCTGTCACTGGTTGATGGGCATGAACATGGACCAATACACGCCTGAATTCACAGCTAAGGGAGTGGACGGCCAGCAGCTGCTGCACTTGGACAGTGACAAGTTGAAG GCACTCGGTGTGTCGAGTCAAAGTGACCGTTCAACTATCAAGAAAAAGCTGAAGGACATGAGAAAGGCccaggagaagctggagaaacagagagagaaaagagagaaggagGGTCGACGCAGTGGGAGACTTCCACTGGCTTCTGACTCCGTCTGCTGA
- the ppp1r9ala gene encoding neurabin-1 isoform X3 encodes MIKAESKGGERTLRSASPHRNAYKSDFHAIKCSFDGPKSEGASKTFANGSSDTREDSRGRPFGTRVNKIKNIFLQMDGQQQESQEVKVALKSDVSQVSPPKMQFPVNTHRVSFNSATSPEPLIADKTPKGEDVEIDKVALAEKFSVTRKLFERGIKEQPATEKQSPNRVVNRLSLGSASDEGKSTRRVSGSSETTMKSEQTPTSAVKGQPDEKADGEKKHVSRVSLNAGPMSKRLENYIVENDSEDSNIAAAKGGVVSAKQHSSIEHLSPTSPPRDSLHKPTSPVKDATESSIITDATNKNKDNRAVSLGAGAGLKPRFPLPSAASKSTSLAADSSHKAISPEQTPVSHGYKCSSSSGEGFNRIFLGGDGGKPQSPPPSDVKQPPLSSGGIQNANRAKYSENAKSFNSVIHSPTGDKPPSQTSSLDSKGVSMVRAELVVVQNESSESDENEGVEDNVFEEQKMQHSKDLQPDLKRTSPPEKQNSAPQVMLRDDTKEAQRIAETVGEYRVLEDNKEFGLKDKRPEESLVVSRDGEDDRDEDDEAAEEDGELEDQVVRASPVAYGIENAAFVDDRDVDQVLREEEEEEEEEEEEEEGEEEYEEDQMYREYDDCYEAPGLSDEDEPPVKRKIKFSTDPIMVFSTFSNEEYDRRNDDVDPVAASAEYELEKRVEKMDVFPVEIEKGDNGLGISIIGMGVGADQGLEKLGIFVKTITEQGAAEKDGRIQVNDQIVEVDGISLVGVTQLFAATVLKNTKGTVRFLIGREKPGTQSEVARLISETLEQEKNQQQQQHLDDPYEHSTEEEERYEEDDGVDERILGSNFSPGRNVEVFDLPMSEALFMPTNMDGSQMAFKFKELQLKHSIATAEINQLKEKLRSSEESKSLWEARESALEQKIEDSNDKILKLENYWLEAQGLCKSVNEQLAETQAQYETLDKKYNKAKKLLKDYQQKEIDFVKKEEELKKILDEKDKWYKEQLESLQNRIAALEYRGSSVVECQSGQDSAAEERRSSQDSVTNAQSVDSLQEQDWSELVPETERLDTSAHRAKGLLAQKAKRQPPSRSKLKESLTVASGHSQETEEEEEQESPRRRRSIQESLSLPVPVCYPGNGQKDDPGETRDGSRNKAELSSSPSLSPSQGDSVESSGSPSLSPPKHSSSPHSPSGFMRNVKKRESKGKSKELKEELNEPSSAGKSKRRFPDFGGLRKSGGKGKKHDKEAMRASLDSRGSAELLEESGGNLSPAESMTSIPTCMPFSWFGDKEKDRDREPSSSSSSLPYSANETSSEQSQDRKNKTLDDEPVATGKEYLWQTRPVSEWTNQQVCHWLMGMNMDQYTPEFTAKGVDGQQLLHLDSDKLKALGVSSQSDRSTIKKKLKDMRKAQEKLEKQREKREKEGRRSGRLPLASDSVC; translated from the exons ATGATCAAAGCAGAAAGCAAAGGAGGCGAGAGGACCCTGAGGAGCGCGTCTCCTCACAGAAATGCATACAAGTCTGACTTTCACGCCATTAAGTGCTCCTTTGATGGGCCCAAATCCGAAGGAGCCTCCAAAACATTTGCAAATGGATCCAGTGACACCCGGGAAGACTCACGGGGAAGGCCTTTTGGGACCAGGGTGAATAAGATAAAGAACATATTCCTGCAGATGGATGGTCAGCAACAGGAGAGCCAAGAGGTCAAAGTGGCTTTAAAGTCTGATGTGTCCCAGGTGTCCCCACCAAAGATGCAGTTTCCAGTCAACACCCACAGAGTTAGCTTCAACAGTGCTACAAGCCCAGAGCCACTCATTGCAGATAAAACACCCAAGGGGGAAGATGTTGAGATTGACAAAGTGGCTTTGGCGGAGAAGTTTTCTGTGACCAGAAAACTCTTTGAACGGGGCATCAAAGAGCAGCCCGCAACCGAGAAGCAATCTCCAAACAGAGTAGTAAATCGTTTGTCCCTTGGAAGTGCTTCTGATGAGGGGAAAAGCACAAGGAGGGTATCAGGATCCTCAGAGACCACTATGAAATCAGAGCAAACTCCTACATCAGCAGTTAAAGGTCAACCAGATGAGAAGGCTGACGGTGAGAAAAAGCATGTGTCAAGAGTTTCACTGAATGCAGGACCCATGTCAAAGAGACTGGAGAATTATATAGTGGAGAATGACTCAGAGGACAGCAACATAGCTGCGGCAAAAGGAGGAGTGGTGTCTGCTAAACAACACAGTTCCATTGAACACTTATCGCCTACCTCTCCACCAAGGGACAGCTTACACAAACCCACTTCTCCTGTCAAAGATGCCACTGAGTCTTCAATTATAACTGATGCcactaataaaaataaagacaacagagCAGTGTCTTTAGGTGCCGGTGCTGGGCTTAAACCTAGATTCCCACTTCCCAGTGCAGCATCCAAGTCTACTTCTTTGGCAGCTGATTCCTCTCACAAGGCCATCTCACCTGAGCAAACCCCAGTCAGCCATGGCTACAAGTGCTCCTCGTCATCTGGTGAAGGATTTAATAGGATATTTCTTGGTGGAGATGGAGGCAAACCACAAAGTCCGCCACCAAGTGATGTGAAGCAGCCTCCTCTGTCGTCTGGTGGCATTCAGAATGCTAACAGGGCCAAATATTCTGAAAATGCCAAAAGTTTTAACAGTGTGATACATAGTCCTACTGGCGACAAGCCACCCAGCCAGACCTCATCACTGGACTCCAAAGGAGTGAGCATGGTACGGGCTGAACTGGTAGTGGTTCAGAATGAGTCCTCTGAGAGTGATGAGAACGAGGGCGTCGAAGATAATGTGTTTGAGGAACAGAAAATGCAGCACTCTAAAGACCTACAGCCTGACCTGAAACGTACCTCTCCACCAGAAAAACAGAACTCTGCTCCTCAGGTCATGTTGAGAGATGACACAAAGGAAGCACAAAGGATAGCAGAGACTGTGGGTGAATATAGGGTCCTAGAAGATAACAAGGAATTTGGGCTGAAAGACAAGAGACCAGAAGAGAGTTTAGTTGTGAGCCGGGATGGTGAAGATGATcgtgatgaagatgatgaagcagcagaggaggatgGTGAACTGGAGGATCAGGTAGTTCGAGCATCTCCAGTAGCGTACGGTATCGAGAATGCAGCATTTGTGGATGACAGGGATGTGGACCAGGTCCTcagggaagaggaagaggaagaggaggaggaggaggaggaggaagaaggcgAAGAGGAGTATGAGGAAGATCAAATGTATAGGGAATATGATGACTGTTATGAGGCCCCTGGACTGTCAGATGAGGATGAGCCTCCCGTAAAGAGGAAAATCAAGTTCTCCACAGATCCTATTATG GTCTTCAGTACCTTCTCTAATGAGGAATATGATCGGCGCAACGATGATGTCGACCCAGTAGCAGCATCGGCAGAGTACGAGCTGGAGAAGAGAGTCGAGAAGATGGATGTGTTTCCTGTGGAGATTGAAAAAG GAGACAACGGGCTTGGTATCAGTATCATAGGAATGGGAGTGGGAGCTGACCAGGGTCTGGAAAAACTTGGCATTTTTGTGAAAACCATCACAGAGCAAGGAGCAGCTGAAAAAGATGGACG cATACAGGTGAATGACCAGATAGTGGAGGTGGATGGTATTAGTCTTGTGGGAGTTACCCAACTGTTTGctgctacagtgctaaagaacACCAAAGGCACCGTGAG GTTCCTGATTGGTCGGGAGAAGCCGGGAACACAGAGCGAGGTAGCCCGCCTCATAAGCGAGACACTAGAGCAGGAGAAGAaccagcaacagcaacaacaccTGGATGACCCCTATGAACACTCAACAGAGGAG GAGGAGCGGTATGAGGAGGACGACGGAGTGGATGAGAGGATTCTAGGGTCCAACTTCTCTCCAGGGCGGAACGTAGAggtgtttgacctgccgatgtcaGAGGCTTTGTTTATGCCAACCAACATGGACGGCTCTCAGATGGCCTTCAAGTTCAAAGAG CTCCAGCTTAAACACAGCATTGCCACAGCTGAAATAAATCAACTGAAGGAAAAG CTAAGGTCATCAGAAGAGAGCAAATCGTTGTGGGAAGCCAGGGAGTCTGCACTGGAGCAAAAGATCGAGGACAGCAACGACAAGATCCTCAAGTTGGAGAATTACTGGCTGGAAGCCCAGGGTCTCTGTAAGAGTGTGAATGAACAATTAGCTGAGACTCAAGCCCAGTATGAAACTCTGGACAAGAAATACAACAAAGCCAAGAAACTGCTCAAGGACTACCAACAGAA AGAGATAGACTTTGTGAAAAAAGAGGAGGAACTGAAAAAAATTCTAGATGAAAAAGACAAGTGGTACAAGGAGCAGCTGGAGAGTTTGCAGAACAGG ATAGCTGCCCTGGAGTACAGAGGGTCTTCAGTCGTGGAGTGTCAGAGTGGTCAGGACTCTGCTGCAGAGGAGAGACGAAGCAGCCAAGACTCCGTTACCAACGCACAGTCTGTTGACTCACTGCAAG AACAAGACTGGAGTGAGCTGGTCCCTGAGACTGAGCGCTTAGACACCAGTGCACACAGAGCCAAAGGCCTGCTGGCCCAAAAGGCCAAGCGTCAGCCTCCGTCGCGAAGCAAACTGAAGGAGAGCCTCACTGTGGCCTCAGGTCATTCTCAG GAaactgaagaagaggaggagcaggaatctcccaggaggaggaggtctaTCCAGGAGAGCCTGTCCCTCCCAGTCCCCGTCTGCTATCCTGGGAACGGACAGAAAGATGATCCAGGTGAGACTAGAGATGGATCCAGGAATAAGGCAGAGCTTTCCAGCAGCCCGTCTTTGTCTCCGTCACAAGGAGACAGTGTTGAAAGCAGCGGAAGTCCCTCTTTGTCCCCCCCAAAGCACAGTTCTTCACCACATTCCCCCTCTGGGTTTATGCGCAATGTCAAGAAGAGGGAGTCCAAAGGCAAAAGCAAAGAGCTCAAAG AGGAGTTAAATGAGCCTTCATCAGCAGGAAAATCTAAAAGAAGATTTCCAGACTTTGG TGGCCTCCGGAAGTCTggtggaaaaggaaaaaaacatgacaaggAGGCGATGAGGGCATCTTTGGACAGCAG GGGGTCAGCAGAGTTACTGGAGGAATCTGGAGGGAACCTGTCACCTGCAGAGTCAATGACCTCCATTCCCACCTGTATGCCTTTCTCCTGGtttggagacaaagagaaggacagagacagagagccTTCCTCTTCCAGCAGCAGCCTACCCTACTCTGCCAATGAGACCAGCAGTGAGCAAAGCCAGGATCGTAAGAATAAA ACTTTGGATGATGAACCAGTAGCCACAGGAAAAGAGTATCTGTGGCAGACCCGGCCAGTCTCTGAATGGACTAATCAGCAGGTCTGTCACTGGTTGATGGGCATGAACATGGACCAATACACGCCTGAATTCACAGCTAAGGGAGTGGACGGCCAGCAGCTGCTGCACTTGGACAGTGACAAGTTGAAG GCACTCGGTGTGTCGAGTCAAAGTGACCGTTCAACTATCAAGAAAAAGCTGAAGGACATGAGAAAGGCccaggagaagctggagaaacagagagagaaaagagagaaggagGGTCGACGCAGTGGGAGACTTCCACTGGCTTCTGACTCCGTCTGCTGA